In the Cydia fagiglandana chromosome 5, ilCydFagi1.1, whole genome shotgun sequence genome, one interval contains:
- the LOC134664789 gene encoding uncharacterized protein LOC134664789, with the protein MAPVIFLFALAVLTKLSEAYSLPYLPGNEIEDSWPHDCEGRNYCWIKTDAYRKQQNIFDKVLSGQVMNYRLGEEVSNRDGEGSEVKDIGNCGPSTTELKTIYMIKDEEGTVWYVPQTTNYTIRVQIEECGKKLGPITESEHTGLERFFLKEYQVHCVEQRVEFTFPVLHQNGNKYYIKLMSPAKGLPLSCSAKILKQ; encoded by the exons atggctCCAGTGATATTCCTGTTCGCG CTTGCCGTTCTGACGAAACTTTCTGAAGCCTACTCTCTCCCATACCTTCCTG GTAATGAAATTGAAGATTCCTGGCCACATGATTGCGAGGGCAGAAATTACTGTTGGATAAAAACCGACGCTTACCGAAAACAACAAAATATATTCGACAAGGTTTTGAGTGGACAG GTCATGAACTACAGGCTAGGTGAGGAAGTGAGCAACCGAGACGGCGAAGGTAGTGAGGTGAAAGATATTGGCAACTGCGGGCCATCCACAACCGAG CTCAAAACGATATACATGATCAAAGATGAGGAAGGCACGGTCTGGTACGTCCCACAAACCACCAATTACACCATTCGGGTCCAAATCGAGGAATGCGGCAA GAAGCTTGGCCCCATAACGGAATCTGAACACACTGGTTTGGAAAGATTTTTCTTGAAAGAATATCAAGTGCACTGCGTCGAGCAAAGAGTCGAGTTTACATTCCCTGTACTGCACCAGAACGGCAACAAATACTACATCAAGTTAATGTCACCTGCGAAAGGGCTTCCCCTGAGTTGCTCAGCTAAAATACTTAAACAATAA
- the LOC134664717 gene encoding uncharacterized protein LOC134664717 gives MYLFQLLMRRAITSEAFIPLTESKYKCEGNIPCDIESPDPQEEINNSHYQRTRRSSETDPCVSITEEEPLTYEVPGAPKTLLNEILTQKIKQTRCSNEGAKCQETWSILMGYSYICETKTSSTALNFKTDTNESIAITVPINVACECVRQ, from the exons ATGTATTTGTTTCAATTGTTAAtg AGGCGAGCCATAACAAGTGAAGCATTTATTCCTCTTACAGAATCCAAATATAAATGCGAAGGAAATATTCCCTGCGATATTGAAAGCCCTGACCCCCAGGAAGAGATCAACAATTCG CATTATCAACGTACGCGACGGTCTTCTGAAACTGATCCCTGTGTTTCCATTACCGAG GAGGAGCCACTTACATACGAGGTTCCTGGTGCCCCGAAAACCCTTCTGAATGAGATCCTTACTCAGAAAATAAAGCAGACTCGTTGCTCGAATGA AGGAGCAAAATGTCAAGAAACGTGGTCCATTCTAATGGGATATTCCTACATCTGCGAGACTAAAACTTCTTCAACTGCGTTGAATTTCAAGACTGACACAAATGAGTCTATTGCAATTACAGTTCCCATAAATGTAGCTTGTGAATGTGTTAGACAATGA
- the LOC134664788 gene encoding uncharacterized protein LOC134664788, with protein sequence MVSVAFMLLTVSTLAVHGKYVSKVDPDTQNGCDGKTLCDIKPADYPEQEIDRLLIKELPKLHRRKRELAIEMPKIEPGSTGGNCETVTEIKTPYELRNEGQIPQIVVQSKFFEQRIPYVTCRSTNQPCFKDLLLQDTRTMCRQKFIHTKLFVYDTQNNKVEAIDGQIPIDCVCETA encoded by the exons ATGGTGTCTGTAGCATTCATGCTTCTCACG GTGTCAACACTAGCTGTCCACGGGAAATATGTGTCCAAag TTGATCCGGACACACAAAACGGATGCGACGGAAAGACTCTCTGTGACATAAAACCGGCAGACTATCCGGAGCAGGAGATTGATAGACTTCTCATTAAAGAATTG CCAAAGCTCCATCGAAGAAAAAGAGAGTTGGCGATAGAAATGCCAAAAATTGAACCCGGGAGCACTGGCGGCAATTGCGAAACAGTTACGGAG ATAAAGACTCCATATGAACTTAGAAATGAAGGCCAGATTCCACAAATCGTCGTGCAATCAAAGTTTTTCGAGCAACGGATACCGTACGTGACGTGTCGTAGCAC aAACCAACCCTGCTTTAAAGACTTATTGCTACAAGACACGAGGACAATGTGCAGGCAAAAGTTCATCCACACCAAGTTATTTGTATACGATacacaaaataataaagtaGAAGCAATTGACGGCCAAATTCCTATAGACTGTGTGTGTGAAACAGCTTAA